The following is a genomic window from Streptomyces sp. BHT-5-2.
CTACGGGCAGTTCCGGGCGCATCTGACCGACCCGGAGGTCCTCACCGGCCACTTCGGCGAGGAGGGCATGGTCGACCCGGCCGCCGCACCGAAGGCCGGCCCCGTGCTGGGCATCTTCTCCACCGGCCCGGAGATCCGGAACGTGGTCCAGAACCTCGTCACCGAGATCATCGCCACCGCTGTGCTCGTGCTGTCGATCCTCACCCTCGGGCTGAGCGACAACGGCAAGGGCGTGGGCGCGATCGGCACACTGCTGGTCGCCCTGGTCGTCACCGGAATCGGCCTGTCCCTGGGCGGACCGACCGGCTACGCCATCAACCCGGTCCGCGACCTCGGCCCGCGCATCGTGCACGCGCTGCTGCCGCTGCCGAACAAGGGTGGTTCCGACTGGGGCTACGCCTGGATCCCCGTGGCGGGCCCGCTGATCGGCGGGGCCATCGCCGGGGGCATCTACCAACTGGCGTTCGCCTGAGCCGCCCCGCCCACCACGCCCGCACCGACCCCTGGAGCACACCATGAGCGACACCCCCAGCACCTCCTCGCACAGCCACGGCCCCTTCATCGCGGCGATCGACCAGGGCACGACCTCCAGCCGCTGCATCGTCTTCGACCGGGACGGCCGGATCGTCTCCGTCGACCAGAAGGAACACGAGCAGATCTTCCCGAAGCCGGGCTGGGTCGAACACGATGCCGCCGAAATCTGGACCAACGTCCAGCAGGTCGTCGAGGGCGCCATCGACAAGGCCGCGCAGAGCAACCCCGGCTTCTCCCCCGACGACGTCAAGGCGATCGGCATCACCAACCAGCGCGAGACCACTCTGCTCTGGGACAAGAACACCGGCGAGCCGGTCCACAACGCCATCGTCTGGCAGGACACCCGCACCGACGCGCTCTGCCGGGAGCTGGGCCGCAACGTCGGCCAGGACCGCTTCCGCCGCGAGACCGGCCTGCCGCTGGCCTCGTACTTCGCCGGTCCGAAGATCCGCTGGCTGCTGGACAACGTCGAGGGCCTGCGCGAGCGCGCCGAGCGCGGCGAGATCCTCTTCGGCACCATGGACTCCTGGGTCATCTGGAACCTCACCGGTGGCGTCAACGGCGGCAAGCACGTCACCGACGTGACCAACGCCTCGCGCACCCTCCTGATGAACCTGCACACCCTGCAGTGGGACGAGAAGATCCTCGCCTCCCTGGACATCCCCGCCGCGCTGCTGCCCGAGATCCGGTCCTCCGCCGAGGTCTACGGCACCACCGCCGCCGGCGTCCTCCAGGGCGTGCCGGTCGCCTCCGCGCTCGGCGACCAGCAGGCCGCGCTCTTCGGCCAGACCTGCTTCGCCGAGGGCGAGGCCAAGTCCACGTACGGCACCGGCACCTTCATGCTGATGAACACCGGCAACCAGCCGGTGAACTCCTACAACGGGCTGCTGACCACGGTCGGCTACCGGATCGGCGACCAGCAGACGGTCTACGCCCTGGAAGGCTCCATCGCCGTCACCGGCTCGCTCGTCCAGTGGATGCGCGACCAGATGGGGCTGATCAACAGCGCGGCCGAGATCGAGACGCTGGCCAGCACCGTCGAGGACAACGGCGGCGCCTACTTCGTGCCGGCCTTCTCCGGCCTGTTCGCGCCCTACTGGCGCTCCGACGCCCGCGGCGTCATCGCCGGTCTGACCCGTTACGTCACCAAGGCGCACATCGCCCGTGCCGTCCTCGAGGCCACCGCCTGGCAGACCCGCGAGATCACCGACGCCATGACCAAGGACTCCGGCGTCGACCTGACCGCGCTCAAGGTCGACGGCGGAATGACCTCCAACAACCTGCTGATGCAGACCATCTCGGACTTCCTGGACGCACCCGTGGTGCGCCCGATGGTGGCCGAGACGACCTGCCTCGGCGCTGCCTACGCGGCCGGACTGGCCGTCGGCTTCTGGTCCAGCACCGACGAGCTGCGCGCCAACTGGCGCCGGGCCGCCGAGTGGACCCCCCGCATGGACGCGGCCACCCGTGACCGCGAGTACAAGAACTGGCTCAAGGCCGTTGAGCGGACCATGGGCTGGCTCGACGACGAGAGCTGACTGAGGAGCACATCATGAGCACCCTGCAGAGCGTCCCGGCCCTCGGGACGCACCCGGCCGCCGGTTCCCTGCCGAGCCGCGCCGAAACCCGGGAGCAGCTGTCCAAGGCGACGTACGACCTCCTGGTGATCGGCGGCGGCATCCTGGGCATCTCCACCGCCTGGCATGCCGCGCAGGCCGGACTGCGGGTTGCCCTGGTGGACGCCGGCGACTTCGCCGGCGCCACCTCCTCCGCCTCCTCCAAGCTGCTGCACGGCGGTCTGCGCTACCTGCAGACCGGTGCGGTCAAGCTGGTCGCGGAGAACCACTTCGAGCGCCGCGCGGTCTCCCGCGAGGTGGCCCCGCACCTGGCCAACCCGCTCACCTTCTACCTGCCGGTCTACAAGGGCGGCCCGCACGGCGCGGCCAAGCTCGGCGCGGGCGTCTTCGCCTACTCCGCGCTCTCCGCGTTCGGCGACGGCGTCGGCCACGTCATAAGCCCGGCCAAGGCCCAGCGCGACGTCCCGGAGCTGCGGACGGAGAACCTCAAGGCCGTTGCCGTGTACGGCGACGACCAGATGAACGACTCCCGGATGGCGCTGATGACCGTCCGCGCGGCGGTCGCCGCCGGCGCCACGGTCCTGAACCACTCCGAGGTCACCGGCCTGCGCTTCACCCAGGGCCGGGTCACCGGCGCCGAGCTCAAGGACCGCCTGGACGGCACCGAGTTCGGCGTCAACGCCCGCCTGGTGCTCAACGCCACCGGCCCGTGGGTGGACCACCTGCGCAAGATGGAGGACCCGAACGCGGCCCCCTCCATCCGCCTCTCCAAGGGCGCGCACCTCGTCCTCAAGCGCACCTCCCCCTGGAAGGCCGCGCTGGCGACCCCCATCGACAAGTACCGCATCACCTTCGCCCTCCCCTGGGAGGACATGCTGCTGCTCGGCACCACCGACGAGGAGTACGAGGGGGACCCGGCGGACGTCGCGGTCACCGAGAAGGACACCGCCCAGATCCTGGACGAGGCCGCCTTCTCCGTCCGTGACCAGCAGCTCTCCCGCGACCTGATCACCTACTCGTTCGCCGGTCTGCGGGTGCTGCCGGGCGGTCCCGGCGACACCTCGAAGGCCAAGCGCGAGACGGTGGTCACCGAGGGCCGCGGCGGGATGCTGTCGGTGGCCGGCGGCAAGTGGACGACCTTCCGGCACATCGGCCGCACGGTGATGAACAAGCTCGCCGCGCTGCCCGGCCACCCGCTGGCCGAGGACATGGAGCCGATCGCGCAGCTGCCGAAGAAGCTCCCGCTGCCCGGCATCGCCAACCCCAACGCGGTCGCCCACCGGCTGCTGGTGGACGGCGGCACGCCCGGCCCGCGGATGGCCGCCGACACCGCGCGCCACCTGGCCACCCACTACGGGTCGCTCTCCTTCGACATCGCCCGGCTGGCGAACGAGGACCCGGCGCTGGCCGAGCGGATCCACCCGGACGCCCCGGAGATCTGGGCGCAGGTCGCCTACGCCCGGGACCACGAGTGGGCCGAGACCGCCGACGACGTGCTGCGCCGCCGGACCACGCTGACCATCCGCGGCCTGGCCACGGACGACATCCGCGCCCGGGTCGAGAGCATGCTGGAGCGCTGACGAACAGTCAGGAACCTGCACGGGTGAGGTGAGTCGGGGCGGTCCACGGGCCGCCCCGACCCCTGTTTCCGGAGCTCACCGCGGCGCGCGGCCCCGTTCGGGGCGCGCGCCGCGGCCGTCCGGCGGCATGGTGCCACGCGGCCGACACACCGCGGCAACGTCCGGCGCGCACAGTGGGAGGACCACCGCCGGGGTGGCCCCCACGCCGGAAGGACGCCATGAAATTCTCCGTGCTCTCCCTGATCGGCCATGCGCCACACCCGCTGACCGGGCAACTGGCCGCCCCCGCCGACCGGTTCGCCGAGGTCGTGGGGACCGCCGAGGCGGCCGAGCGGCTGGGCTTCGACGCTTACGCCGTCGGCGAACGGCACGCCGGTCCCTTCCTCTCCTCCAGCCCGTCGGTGGTGCTGGGCGCGCTGGCCGCCCGGACGTCCCGGATCCGGCTGCTGACCGGGGTCACCGTCGTGGCGGTCCTGGACCCGGTGCGGGTCGCCGAGGACTACGCGACGCTCGACCAACTCGCCCGCGGCCGGCTGGAGCTGGTCGTCGGCAAGGGCGCCGAGGCCGGTCACTTCGACCTCTTCGGCCTCGACGAGGAGCGGCAGTGGGACCTCCAGGCCGAGAAGTACGAGCTGCTGCGCCGGCTGTGGCACGAGGAGAACGTCGACTGGGCGGGCGAGTTCCGGCCGCCGCTGAAGAACGTCACGACCCTGCCGCGCCCCTACGGCGACCCGCCGCGGATCTGGCACGGCTCGGCCACCAGCCGCAACTCCCCCGAACTGGCCGCGAAGCACGGCGATCCGCTGTTCACCGCCAACGCGATCCAGCCGCGCGCCGCCTACGCCGGGCTGATCGCGTACTACCGCGAGCGGTTCGCGGCGTACGGGCACGACCCGGCGCGGGCCCGGGTGGCCGCGGGCTCCGGCGGGCTGCTGATCGCCGACAGCGAACGGCAGGCGATCGCCCGCTACAAGGACCTCTACGAGGCGAAGGTCGCGCAGAGCTTCCGGCCGCACCTGGCGGGCCGGCCCGGCTACAACACCCCCTTCCGCACGATCGAGGACGCCATCGCGAACGGCCCGCAGCTGATCGGCTCGCCGCAGCAGATCATCGACAAGATCCTCGGCTGGCACGCGGTGTACGGCCACGACCTGCAGTCGCTCAGCGTCGACGGCTTCGGGCTGGACCACGCCGAACAGCTGGAGACCCTGCACCGGTTCGCCGAGGAGATCGCCCCCGTGGTCCGCCGCGAGGCGCCCAGCACGCTGTGGGCGGACGCGGCGGACGGCTCCCCGGCGGACGGGGACGGGCGGTGACCGCGGGCGTGATCGGGCGTCGTCGGGCGCCCGCGGCCGCCCGTCAGGCGGCGAAGCCGCCGTCGACCGCGAGCGCGGCACCGGTGATGTACCGGCCGCCGTCGCCCGCCAGATGGGCCACCGTCGCCGCCACGTCCGCCGGCCGCCCGTAGCTGCCGAGCGAGGTCAACTGCGCCTGGAACGCGGCGCTCTCGCCGTCCGCGGGGTTCATGTCGGTGTCGATGGGCCCCGGGTGGACGAGGTTGACGGTGATGCCGCGCGGGCCCAACTCCCGGGCCAGCGCCTTGGTCAGGCCGGTCAGCGCGGCCTTGCTGGTGGCGTAGAGGGAACCGCCGGGGAAGGCCACCCGCTCGGCCATGCAGCTGCCGATCGAGATGATCCGGCCGCCCTCGACCAGGTGGGCGGCCGCGGCCTGCGCCGCCAGGAAGGGGGCCCGGACATTGGTCGCCAGCACCCGGTCCACGGCGTCGAGCCCGATGCCCTCGAAGGGGCCCAGGACGCCCAGACCCGCGTTGTTGACGAGGACGTCCAGCCGCCCCATCCGGTCCGCCGCGGCGGCCACCGAGGCCCGCACCGCCTCCGGGTCCGCGGCGTCGGCCCGGAGCGCCCAGGCCCGCCCGCCGGCCTCCTCGATCTCCTTGACGACCCGGGCGGCCAGATCGTCCCGGTCACGGTAGGTCAGCGCGACCGCCGCCCCGTCGGCCGCCAGCCGCACCGCGACGGCCGCGCCGATGCCCCGGCTGCCGCCGGTCACCAGGGCCGCCCTGCCGGTCAGCGGGCGGGTGCCGGCCACCGGGCCGGCGGAAGTCGTCGTCGTCATCGTCCTCACCTGTTCCATATCCAAATCCCACCAACAAGTACCGAGTTGGGCCGACCCGGAAGCTTTGCGGCGCTTCCGGGGGCTTCCTCCGCGGTACGGCTCGATCCTCCGGTACGGCGGCGGGCGGTGCTGGCGGAATACGGACGGCCAGGCCGCGGGGCGGGCCGTGCGCCGCTCCGCACCGTCCGCACACGTGCTCGTAAAGGGGCTGCGGATCGGCCCCGGGGAAGCCGTAGTCTTGGGAGCGCACGCAATGGAACTGCTGCCGGCGGCCGCCCCGGGCGGCCCGACCGGCCGGAAGGAGGGGCTGGGTGATCGAGCTGGAGGGGGTGCCCGAGCTGATCGACCCGGTCATGGTGGCCGCGTTCGAAGGCTGGAACGACGCCGGCGACGCCGCCTCCGCCGCGGTCGCCCACCTGGACCGGGAGTGGAAGGGCGAGGTCTTCGCCGCGCTCGACGCCGAGGACTACTACGACTTCCAGGTGAACCGCCCCACGGTCTTCCTGGAGAACGGCGTCCGCAAGATCACCTGGCCCACGACGCGGCTCTCCGTCGTCCGGGTCGGCGACGCGGACGGCAAGGGGAACCCCCGCGACCTGGTCCTGGTCCGCGGCATCGAGCCGAGCATGCGCTGGCGCTCGTTCTGCAACGAACTCCTCGGCTTCGCCCATGAGTTGGGCGTCGAGATGGTGGTGGTGCTGGGCTCGCTGCTGGGCGACACCCCGCACACCCGGCCGGTCCCGGTCAGCGGCGTCAGCTCCGACGCCGACGTGGCCCGCCGGCTGGATCTGGAGGAGTCCCGCTACGAAGGCCCCACCGGCATCGTCGGCATCCTCCAGGAGGCGTGCACACACGCCGGCGTCCCGGCGGTCAGCCTGTGGGCCGCGGTGCCGCACTACGTCTCCCAGCCGCCCAACCCCAAGGCCACCCTCGCCCTCCTCAACCGCCTGGAGGACCTGCTCGACCTGCGGATCCCGCTCGGCGAACTGACCGAGGACGCCCGCGCCTGGCAGCTGGGCGTGGACCAACTCGCCGCGGAGGACAGCGAGGTCGCCGAGTACGTCCAGTCGCTGGAGGAGGCCCGGGACACCGCCGAACTGCCGGAGGCGTCCGGCGAGGCCATCGCCCGGGAGTTCGAGCGCTATCTGCGCCGCCGCGACCCGCAGGCCGGCCCCGGGGTGGCGAGCGAGGGCGGCGTCGCCGACGGCCGGGACGGCTCCTACCTCCGGGACACCGCCGGCGGCCGCACCCGGCACCCGCGCGCCACGCCCAAGGAGCCTCGCGAGCCCCGGCCGCCGGAGGAGTCCGGCCCCGCGAAGCCGTCCACCGGCCCGGAGGCCGGCGAGGGCACCGGGGAGCGCGACGCGGGACCGGACGGCGGCCGCACCGACGGCGAGGGCCCGGAGGACTCCGGCGCCGAGCGCTGACCGGCCGCCCGGCGGCAGCCGGTCCCCGCACCGGGCCGGCGCACGACGAAGGGGCGCCCCCCATTCCGGGGGGCGCCCCTCACGCGTCCGGCGACGGCCGTGCGGCCGTCGTCCCCGTCCCTACAGCGCCACGCCCAGCAGGGCGTCCACCGCGCGGGAGACGAGGCCGGGCGCGCCCTCGTCGGTGCCGCCGTCGGCCTCCTGCGCGGCGGCCCAGCGGTCCACCGCGGCGAGCGCGGCCGGCGCGTCCAGGTCGTCGGCCAGGGCGGTGCGGATCTCCGCGAGGAGGGCCTCGGCGGGCGGGCCGTCCGGGCGGGAGACCGCGGAACGCCAGCGGGCCAGCCGGTCCTCGGCGTCCCGGAGCACCTCGTCGGTCCACTCCCAGTCGCTGCGGTAGTGGTGGGCCAGCAGCGACAGGCGGATCGCCGCCGGGTCGGTGCCGGCCCGGCGCAGCGCGGAGACGAAGACCAGGTTGCCCTTGGACTTGGACATCTTCTGGCCGTCCAGGGCGACCATGCCGGCGTGCACGTACGCCTGGGCGAAGGGGTGCCGGCCGGTCAGTGCCTGGGCGTGCGAGGCGCCCATCTCGTGGTGCGGGAAGGCGAGGTCGGAGCCGCCGCCCTGGACGTCGAAGCCCATGCCCAGGTGCTCCAGGGCGATGGCGACGCACTCGATGTGCCAGCCGGGCCGGCCGTGGCCCAGCGACCCGCCGTCCCAGCTCGGCTCGCCGTCGCGGGCGGCCATCCACAGCATCGGGTCGAGCGGGTTCTTCTTGCCCTCGCGCTCCGGGTCGCCGCCGCGCTCGGCGGACAGCAGCCGCATCGCCTCGGCGTCCAGGCCGGAGACCTCGCCGAAGTGCGGGTCGGAGGCCACCGAGAAGTAGGTGTCGCCGTCGAGTTCGTAGGCCGCACCGGCCTCGCGCAGCCGCTCGACCAGCGGGACGATCCACGGTATCGACTCGACGGCGCCTATGTAGTGGCGCGGCGGCAGCATCCGCAGCGCCGTCATGTCCTCGCGGAAGAGGGCGGTCTCGCGCTCGGCGAGCGCGGTCCAGTCGACGCCGGTCGCCACCGCCCGCTCCAGCAGCGGGTCGTCGACGTCGGTGACGTTCTGCACGTAGTGCACCTGGCGCTTCGTGTCGAGCCACACGCGCTGAACGAGGTCGAACGCGTTGTAGGTCGCCGCGTGCCCCATGTGGGTGGCGTCGTACGGCGTGATGCCGCAGACGTAGATACGGGCGACGGGACCGGGGTCGAGGGTCACCCGTCCGCCGGTCGCGGTGTCGTGGATCCTCAGGTCGCGGCCCTGACCGGGCAGGGCGGGGACCTCAGAAGCGGGCCATGCATGCATGCCTTGAGCGTAACCGGACGGATGTTCCGCATACGAACCGGAGGGGCCTCTCTGGCTGGAAAGGTGGTCTTGCGATCCGCGGCCGGATGTGCCACCGGATGTGCCGGAGGCATACGGCCGTTGGGCGGCCGGGGCCGGTGTCGGCTCAGACCGGCGGCCAGGGAATCGCCGGCCACTCCCCGCTCGGCTCCGGGTGCCGTCCGCTGCTCAGCAGCCCCTCGACCCGCGCGCGCAGCGCCGCCAGCTCGGCATCCGTGATCAGCTCCGCCAACCGGGCGGCGAGCGGCGCGCCGTCGGCCAGTGCCGCCCGCAGACCGCGCAGCACCTCCAGCGCCTCCCCGGGCAGCGGCTCGCCGGCCCAGCCCCACAGGAGCGTGCGCAGCTTGTCCGCCGAGTTGAACGTCACACCGTGGTCGATCGCGAAGAACGCGCCACCGGCCCCGGGCAGCAGATGGCCGCCCTTGCGGTCGCCGTTGTTGATCACCGCGTCCAGGACGGCCAGCCGGCGCAGCCGGGGGTCGTCGGCATGGACCAGCAGCGCGGTGCGGCCCGCGCCGATCTCCGCCCGGCCGACCGCCTTCCAGCCCGCCGCCGGTTCGTCCTCGGCGACCAGCGCCAGCAGCTCGGGCGCCTCGTCGCCGTCCCCGGGCGGCGCTATCCACTCCTGGACCATGCCGGTGCCGTACGGGCCGTCGCGCAGCACGGTGGTGGGGATGAGGTCCCAGCCGCAGGCCCGGGAGACCTCGTAGGCGGCGACCTCGCGCTGGGCGAGCGTGCCGTCGGGGAAGTCCCACAGCGGGGCGCTCGCCGGCGACCGGCTTGTAGACGCATGCGGCGCTGCGCCCGTCGCGCTCGACGGTGCAGTAGAGGACGGCGTTGGAGGCGTCGGGGACCTGGCCGCGGACGGTCAGCTCGCCCTCGGCGAGCAGTGCCGGCGGCAGGCTCCCGACGGGCTCCCGGGCCGGCTCCCGCGGGACCGCGCGGGCGGCATCCGGGCCGGCCGGTTCGGCGACGGGCTCCATGGGGTTCAGGCGTCCCGCCGGTATCCGTTCTGGCGCGGGCATACGTGTCCCTCCGGGTCGAGCGGCAGGCTGCACAGCGGGCACGGCGGGCGGCCGGCGTTGACCACGTCCAGCGCCCGCTTGGCGAACGCCCGGGCCATGGTGCCGGTCAGCCGCACCCGGAGCATCGGCGGGCCGTTCTCGTCGTCCTGGAGCAGTCGCTCCTCGGCGTCGGCGAGGTCCTCGTCGCTGTCGGCCTCCAACTCGACCAGCGCCTGCGCCTCGACGATCATCCGCTCCTCGTCGCCGTCCCAGGCCAGCGCCATGGTGCCGACCCGGAACTCCTCCTCCACCGGCGTCTCCAACGGCGCGGTGTCGGCCATCTCGGACGGGGAGACCGCGGGTACCGGGGCGCTGCCGCCGCTGCGCCGCACCACCTCGTCCAGCAGCTCGTCGATCCGCTCGGCGAGCGCGGCCACCTGGGTCTTCTCCAGGGCGACGCTGGTGACGCGGCCACCCGCGGTGGCCTGGAGGAAGAAGCTACGGCGGCCAGGCAGCCCGACCGTACCGGCCACGAAGCGGTCCGGTAGGTCGTAGAAGAACACCTGACGGGACAACGTCCTGCTCCGATTGTGTCGACTGCTTGGGTCAGTGCGGTCGCTGCGGTCGCGGCGTCCCGGAGGGGGTACGGCGCGGATCACAGGGGCGTCGCGGGCAGCGCCGTCGCACCACCCTACTGCGCCTGCTGATCACGCTGCGCCCGCACCGCCCCCGATGGCCGCGTCCCGCTCGCCGCCGGCGCCGCCGGCGTCCTCGCGGGGCACCAGCGAGGCGAGGTCGCCGGTGTCGCCGAGCCGTACGAGGTAGGGCCGCAGCCGGGTGTAGCGGATCACGGTCACCGAGCACGGCTCCACGGAGATCCGCTGGAAGAGGTCCAGGTGCATGCCGAGGGCGTCGGCGACCAGGGACTTGATGAGGTCGCCGTGCGAGCACATCAAGTAGGCCGCCTCCGCACCGGAGGTCTCCTCGACCCGGGCGTTCCAGTCCCGGACCGCGGCCACCGCGCGGGCCTGCATCTCCCGCATCGGCTCGCCGCCGGGGAAGGCGGCCGCGGAGGGGTGCTGCTGGACGGTCTCCATCAGCGGTTCGTCGGCCAGCTCGGCGAGCTTGCGCCCCGACCAGTCGCCGTAGTCGCACTCGGTGATCCGCTCGTCGGTCTCCAGGCGCAGCCCGGGGCGGGCCGCCAGCAGCGGCCCCAGGCTCTCCCGGCAGCGCTGCAGCGGGCTGGTGACGGCGAGCGCCAGCGGGATGTCCGCGAGCCGGGCGGGCAGCGCCGCGGCCTGGGCGGCGCCCCGCTCGTCGAGGGCGACGCCGGGCGTCCGGCCGGCGAGCACGCCGGAGGTGTTGGCGGTGGAGCGGCCGTGCCGCACCAGGATCAGCGTGGGCATGCCCGCCACCCTAGGGCCTGTCCGGCAAGAAGGTCCCGGGGCGGGTCGGCTTCTTCCCTGGCAGGGGCTTCTGCCGCGGGCGAGAATGCCTGGTGTGATCGTGGACTGCGCCATCTACCGCGAGGGCCGCCGCCATGAGTGCGCGCGGGACTTCTCGCGCGCACTGGCCGCGGCCCGGGCGGAGGGGCACTCCTTTCTGTGGCTGGGCATGTACGAGCCGACCCAGCACGAGTTCGACGAGGTCAGCAGCAAGTTCGGGCTGCACCCGCTGGCCGTGGAGGACGCCCTCAACGCCCACCAACGGCCCAAGCTGGAGGTCTACGACGACTCGGTGTTCGTGGTGCTGAAGCCGATCACCTACGACGTCACGGCCGACACGGTGACCGCCTCGGAGCTGATGGTCTTCGTCGGCGACTCGTTCGTCGTCACCGTCCGGCACGGTACGGCCAGTCCGCTGGCGGCGGTCCGTCGGCGGCTGGAGCACCATCCGGAGATCCTGCGGCACGGCCCCGGCGCGGTGCTCTACGCGATCAGCGACGCGGTGGTGGACCACTACATCGAGGTCGCCGGCGAACTCCAGGTGGACATGGAGGAGTTGGAGGCCGAGGTGTTCGCGCCGATCCGCCGGGAGACCCGGGGCACCGCCGCCCAGATCTACGCGTTCAAGCGCGAGGTGCTCGAATTCCGCCGGGCCACCGTCCCGTTGGTCGAGCCGATGAACCGCCTGCAGAACCCCGGTGTGCCGTTCGTGCACGATCACGCCCGGCCGTTCTTCCGGGACGTCGGCGACCATCTGACCCGTGCCAACGAGTCGGTGGAGTCGCTGGACCGGCTGCTGTCGGACATCCTCGCCGCCCATCTGGCGCAGATGGGCGTCCGGCAGAACGACGACATGCGCAAGATCTCCGCCTGGGCGGCGCTGGCCGCGGTGCCGACCCTGATCGCGGGCATCTACGGCATGAACTTCAGCGATATGCCGGAGCTGAAGTGGCCGCTGGGCTACCCGGTGATCCTGCTGC
Proteins encoded in this region:
- the corA gene encoding magnesium/cobalt transporter CorA, yielding MPGVIVDCAIYREGRRHECARDFSRALAAARAEGHSFLWLGMYEPTQHEFDEVSSKFGLHPLAVEDALNAHQRPKLEVYDDSVFVVLKPITYDVTADTVTASELMVFVGDSFVVTVRHGTASPLAAVRRRLEHHPEILRHGPGAVLYAISDAVVDHYIEVAGELQVDMEELEAEVFAPIRRETRGTAAQIYAFKREVLEFRRATVPLVEPMNRLQNPGVPFVHDHARPFFRDVGDHLTRANESVESLDRLLSDILAAHLAQMGVRQNDDMRKISAWAALAAVPTLIAGIYGMNFSDMPELKWPLGYPVILLLMATIEVLLYRLFKRRGWL